In the genome of bacterium, the window TTTAAATGCTTTTTCAAGGCTTCCATTGTGATTAATTCCAACTTCGGCAGCAATAAAAGGTGTAGAATAATTTTTAAGTATTTTTTTATCCAGAATAACGGTCACGTTTTATCTCCAAGGTATCTAATATAAAGTATTCAGTGTTAAACTACAAATGCTTCTTTGGTTTTTTAATAAGAGTTTCAATAGCATTAGCCACCCGACTTGGGCCATGGCCGTCAAAAAGGCGAGATGCTTTTTTTGAAAGAGATTGACGTACGCCTTGTTTTTCCAGAGTGCCTATTCCACTTAAGAGTTGTTTGGCCGTCAAGTTTTGATAATTTCCCAATGCAATCACGGTTCCCTTAATATTTTCTTGTACAATTTTTTGATTGTCTGCGGTTAAGACAGTGAGTGTTGGAATGCCAACGCGACATAGCTCATACGCTACGGTGCTGGGTGATGCTATGGCTATATCATTTTTTCTCATTACTGGAGCCACATTGGTAATATTTTTTAAAAAATGAATGTGATGATGTGATTTTTTTAAAGCGGCCTTTAGTTTTTTAAAGTGTAGCGAAGAAAATGAAGCCCCAAGCAAAAAAGTAAGATTTAATTTCCGCTTATACTGATTTAAATACAGGGCCATTCTAGTTGTTACATTTTCCTTGTCGGAACCACCAAAATTAATAAGAACATTGTGAATGGTGGGACCGTGCTTTTTTTTGGCAGGCGCTTTTTTAAATTCTGGTTTTAATAAAACGTAGCGAGGGCCGTATAGCTTGTATGCACCCTGTTTTAATTTAAGATGCGGTTTCAAAGTATGTGGTAATAAAATGGCATCCGCTTCTAACCGAAAATTAGGAATGGAATCGAGCATAAGTAAAATTTTAGAAGGTATTTTTTTTAGAGTAGATTCCGAAAAGGAATATGTATCTAATACTACCAAGTCAGCTTTTAAAAGAGATTTTGGGGCCGTAGAATGAATAAAATGAGCTTTTATTTTTTGTGTGTGTAGGTAACGTTTAATAGTCTTATCTTTCTTGGTCACAAACAATACTTCGTGTTTTCTTTTAATTAATTCTTTGGCCAAAACACTACAGCGTACAACATGCCCCATGCCATTTTTAAAACCGCCGTCGCATCTAAAGATAATTTTCATGAGTCCTCGTCAAAAAAGCGAATAGTGATGTTTTTGGGGTAAGTGGCCGGTTTTACAGATTCCAGTTTTAATTTAAATACTTCTCCCTCCCATTCTATATAGGCCGGATGGGTATCTTCACAGGCTTTCAAATGGGGAATAAGTTGACTTAACGGTAATGCTGGATCTACTTTATTATTTTCCGGGTAACGGCGCTGATAAAAACTTTCTTGAGTTTTGTCCTGTTTTAGTCCTGTTAAAGGCTTGTTTTTAAATTTTTTTAAAATATCGCGTATAAGACGGAAGGATAATTCTACATCAAAACGTCGTAAAGCCTGAGCTGTATAATGTGGAAGAATAGGAAAGCTGGCTTTTACAATAATATCACCTGCATCTACCTCATTAGCTGCTTTAATACCGCTAATCACATAGCTTTTTTTGGAATCAGCCAGAAGATGATAGAGTGGTGCCCAGCCTTTGCCTTGTGGTAAATCGCTAGTATGAAATAGTATAACATTTGAATGCTTTTCAATGTTAGGGACTATTTTTTTATAGCTCCACAAAATAACCAGCGCATGGGTTTTGGTATTAGCGGGAAGGGTTGTGGCGGTTTTAACTAAATACCCCTTTAAATAGCGTTTAATGAGGTCTGCATGTTGAAAAGAGGCCTTTGTGTTCACTATAAAAAGAAGTGAGGGTTTAGGCATTGGCTTGGCTCCATTTTTTTACGGTATCTACAACCCGGTTTAAATTGTTAGAACTTAGTCCAGGATATAGGGGGAGAGATAAGCAAGCTTCAAAATACCGCTTCGTTTGGGGACATTCGGCTTTAATTTTAAGAGTATCCCGGTAATAGGGATGGTCGTAAACTGGAATGTAGTGAACCTGGCTTCCAATCCCGTTTTCTTTTAAAAATTGATATAGCCCGTTCCGCTTAATTGATGATTCTAGGTGGATAACTGCTAAATGAAAAGCCGAGTCGCAATAAGAGGGGGGTGTTAACAATTCTATTCCTTTAATACCTTTTAGCTGTTCTTGATAGGCTAAAAATTTTGTTTTGCGTTCTTTTATAAAGAAATCCAATTTTTGCATCTGACTTATTCCTAATGCGGCTTGAAACTCGGTTAGCCGGTAATTATACCCTAATTCCCTCATCTCATAATACCAACCAGGGTGACTGCTTGTGGCGGGGTCAGGTTTCCAGACCCCGTGCTGTCTTAATATTACTAAATGGTTATATAGCGATTTACTATTAGTTGTTACCATTCCGCCTTCGCCGGTAGCGATGCTTTTAACAGGATGAAAGCTAAAAATGGTCATATCTCCAAAGGCGCAATTACCTACCTTGTGCTGTTTGCCCGATTTGTCGGTGTAGGTGGCACCCAAGGCGTGGCATGCATCTTCAATGATGCCAAGGGAATGTTTTTGAGCTATTTCATAAATGGTTTCCATGTCGCAGACGCTGCCTGCAAAATGAACAGGCATTACTACTTTTGTTTTGGAATTAATCTGTTTTCTAAATTCTTGTGGATTTAATAAAGGTAAGCCCTGAGTGACATCAGCAAAAACAGGAGTAGCTTTTACGTAGAGTAAACTGTTTGTGGTAGCGGCAAATGTAATAGGAGGAGCAATACCTTGATCTCCTTCTTTAAGGCCTAAAGCCAGACAGGCGGCGTGTAGGGCTGTGGTCCCGTTAGAAAAACTGACTGCGTACTGGCTACCACAGTAACGGGCTACTGTTTCTTCAAATTGACCTACAAGAGGCCCTTGCGTTAAAAGATCGGATTTTAAAACCTGTGTAACGGCCGCAATGTCTTCGTCATCAATAAATTGTCGACTATAAGGAATTGGAGGAGAGGCCATGTTATTTTTTGGCATTAGTTTCTTGGTAATAAGAGGTTTCTTGAATCATTTTTTTAATTTCAGCTTCTTTTAACCACCAGGTATTGTTGTCGCTCGTGTAGGAAAATCCCTCCTGACATTGTTTGGGGGGCTTTTCATTCATGCTTTTTGTATTGAGGCGATTATAATTCCACCAAGGAAACTGGGGTTGAATGACAAAATGATCGTCGTATTCGAGAGTGTTGCGTGCGTCGTCGGTGGTAATCATGGCTTCGTGCAATTTTTCACCAGGTCTAATTCCAATAATTTTAACTTTACATTCTGGGGCAATGACTTTAGCAATATCCGTTACTTTTACACTGGGAATTTTTGGTACAAATAGTTCCCCGCCGGCCATGTTCTCGATACTTTTTAAAACAAAGTGTACCCCTTGGTCGAGAGTGATTACAAAGCGCGTCATGCGTTCATCAGTAATAGTTAACTCTCCGCTTGGTTTTTGTTTTAAAAAGTGAGGGATTACACTGCCGCGCGAGCCAACCACATTGCCATAACGAACAACCGAAAAGCGTGTGTTTTGAGAGCCAACCAGGCTGTTGCCCGAAATAAAAATTTTGTCGGAACATAATTTGGTGGCGCCGTATAAATTAGCGGGGTTAGCTGCTTTATCGGTAGAAAGTGCAATTACTTTTTCTACTTTTTTATCGATAGAGGCGGTAAGTACATTATAACCACCAATGACGTTGGTACGCACTGCTTCAAAGGGATTGTATTCGATAGCGGGTACTTGTTTGAGAGCGGCAGCATGGATAACATAGTTAACACCTTCTAGCGCGCGATATAAGCGTTCTTTGTCGCGTACATCACCAATAAAGAAACGTAAGACGGGGTGATTATTAAATTTCACCTGCATTTCATATTGTTTGAGCTCGTCGCGGCTAAAGACAATAATTTTTTTGGGATTGTGTTCGGTAAGCAATGTTTCTACGCATTTTTGCCCAAAGGAACCTGTTCCGCCGGTAATCAAAATAGTTTTATTAGTAAACAAAGACATAAAATCCCCTTTTCGTGAAAAGCTATTTTAATTCATTTTGCAAGGCTCACAAAGGAAATAATTCGAAAAAGTTTTTTACTTTTAAAGACTTGTTGTGAATAATGGGCGTATGTCCGATTTATTAGCCATTATTCCAGCGCGAGGAGGAAGTAAGCGTATACCTCATAAAAATATCCGTTCTTTTTGTGGAAAGCCAATGATTGCCTACTCTATAGAAGCAGCTCTTCAGAGTGGTTTGTTCAAAAAAGTAGTGGTGTCTACCGATTCCCCGCAAATTGCTGAAATTGCCCAAAAGCTGGGGGCAGAAGTCCCTTTTATGCGGCCGGCAGCTCTGGCTGATGACTTTGCCGGACATGCAGAAGTGTTGATGCATGTTTTAGAAGAATTGGGAAAAACCGAGACCTTACCTACTTATTTTTGTTGTTTATATGCCACTGCACCTTTTGTATGTCCTGATTTTTTGAAAGAGGGTTTTGAAACCTTGGTGCGCCTACAGGTAGACGGTGTTTTTTCGGTGGGGGAATTTGGGGCGTCCATATTTAGGGCGCTTCAAAAGAATAGCGATGGCACTCTGAAGCCTATTTGGCCCGAATTTGTTAACAAACGCTCCAACGATTTACCATCAACCTATCATGATGCCGGGCAGTTTTACTGGTATAAAACCCAGGCCTTTTTAACCGAAAAACAGGCCTGGCCAATGCGCTCAGCGCCCCTTATTTTACCCCGCCATACTGTTCAGGACATTGATACCCCCGCCGATTGGGAGTTTGCTGAACAGCTTTTTAAATTAAATAAAAACATTAAGTAATACTATTTAAATATATAATATTTAATAATATTTTATTATATATTAAAGTTTTAAGCTTAAAATGCCGCTCTTAGCTTTTAGAGCTATGAATCTAAAAGCACCTAAGCCAGCCGAACCCTTAACTATTGAAAAAGATCTGGTTACCCAGTGGAAAACCGATGGCTATGCTGGAAATGCTTATGTAAGAGAAGAAGGCCCTTATAATTCAACGGCTTATACATCTGAAAAGAGGATGAAGGCCCTGATGGAGCGCTTTAAAAAAGATGGCCTGGCCGAGGCTCTGTTTAAAACCGTTTAGCCCCTAAAGTCTATCCCGGACGGAAAGTTTTACCTACTTTATATTTGCCTATTAGTTTGCTTATAATTATCTATCTATTCAATATTATTATATTTTTTAATAATATATCCCCACTGGCATATCGATTGCAATTTATGCCCCCCAAAGGAGTAAGGGGAGTATGAATTCATTACCAACAACACTCGATTTAATGAAACAGGCGCTGGATGTGCGTATTGCTGAGCACAAGGTGCATGCTGCCAACATTGCTAACTTAGATACCCCTGGTTACAAAGCCAAGGAAACTTCTTTTGAGGCAAAGCTAGCTCATACCATGGAAGGTGACGATAAATGGAAAGTGGAAATGCGGGTAGAAGATTCCAATCGTCCCGGCAGAGCTGATGGTAACAATGTGAGTATGGAACAAGAAATGTCGGACATGACTCAAAACAGTCTTCAATACATGTCAACTCTCAATATTTTAAACAAACATATGGCGTTAGTAAAATACGCCATCAACGGTAACTAACAGTAAGAGGTTTTTATGGGACTTATGGCAGCATTTAATTTATCGGCAGGGGGCTTGGCGGTTCAAAAGGCCCGCATTGATGTTACTGCCGAAAATTTAGCGAACATTAATTCCACACGTACCCCAGATGGTGGTCCTTACCGTAAAAAAGAAGTGATTGTATCATCGGTGCCCACCAGTTTTGATGCTAGTCTCCAAACCTTTCTTAAAAAAGATGATGTGCAAGCAGCCGAAGTAACTGGTTATCAACGCAGCGACGAAGCTCCTCGTATTGTGCACGATCCGTCGCATCCTGATGCTGATGCCAATGGTAACGTGGCTTACCCATCTATTAATTCTATTGAAGAAATGATCGACATGATGACGGCTTCTAAAGCCTATGAAGCCAATATTACAGTTTATAACGCAGCCAAAAGCATGGTGATGCGTACTCTGGAAATTGGAGGATAATTAAATGGCTATTAATGGAATTACCAGCATTACATCGGCTTTGCCGGAACTCACTAAAGTGAGTGGTTCTCAAAAAGCAGAATCTGGCACAGGTTTTTCCAGTGTTATTTCCGATAGCATGAAACAGGTTAATGCCGAGATGAATCATGCCAACAAAATGTCGCAAGAGTTTGTAACAGAAGGGAAACACGATTTGCATGAAGTGCTTATTGAGCTTGAAAAAGCCGACATGTCATTTCGTTATATGAATCAGGTAAGAAACAAGGTTTTGGATGCATACCAGGAAATCATGAGAATCCAGGTATGATAGGGGGCTAAATGGATCAGTTTATCGAACAGATAAAAAATGTTTTGGCAAACCTTTCGATGGTACGAAAGGTTTCCATGGTATTGGTGATGGTATTAGCGGTTGGGGTAATTATCTACCTTGTAAAGCTATCCAACCAATCGTCAATGGAGCCTCTATTCACCAATTTAAATTCCGAGGACATGGGAACCATCTTAACCGAACTTGATAAATCAGGGGTTAAGTATCAGGTAGACCAAGAACATCGCACCGTTATGGTGCCCGCCACCGAAGTGCTGGATATCCGCTTAAAATTAGCGAGTGAAGGGATGCCACGCTTTGGTGGTGTGGGTTTTGAATTATTTGATAAAATGGAATTTGGTGCTTCCGATTTTGAACAAAAAATTTACTACCAACGTGCGTTAGAAGGTGAACTTTCCCGCACTATTGCCCGTATTCGCGAAGTGGAATCGGCTCGTGTGCATTTAGTACTACCCGAAAAATCTCTCTTTGCAGATAGCCAGCAATCGGCCACCGCATCAGTTATTTTAAAAATGGGAAGTGGAGAAGCTCTATCGCGCGATAAAGTAAATTCCATCACTCACTTGGTAGCAAGTGCTGTAGAAAGTTTAGATCCCGAACAGGTAACTGTAGTGGATAGCGCCGGCCATTTATTAACTGAAGGTGGCGGCGATGGCATAGCTTCATCGGGTGAAAAATTATTTGATCAAAAAACATCGATTGAACGTTCTTACGAGAAACGCATTGTAGAATTACTGTCGCCCGTTGTTGGTTTAGGAAAAGTAATTGCTCGTGTTTCGTCCGAAATAGATTTTACTCAATCGGAAAGTACCGATGAAATATTAGATCCTAACAAAAGTGCTGTTGTTTCAGAATCGCGTACTACGGCTAAAAGAACCGAAAGTTCTTCGTCTACAGGTGGTGTTGCCGGTGCTTCGGGCAATGCTCCCGGAGCTACAACTAGCGGTGGTGGTGGTAGTGGTAATTCAGATGAAGGTTCAGAACAAATTGCCTACCAGGTGAGCAAAACTATCAAAAAAACTATAAGCCCTATAGGTGCAGTTAAAAAACTGTCGGTGGCCATTTTAGTAGATGGTACTTACAAAGATGGCGCTAATGGTGAAAAAACATTCACACCACGTGCTGCAGATGAACTTGCGAAATATGAAGACTTGGTGAAAAAAGCAATTGGATTTAGTCAAGACCGCGGCGATCAAATTAAAGTGGAAACATTAGCCTTCCAGGCTCCCGAAATGCCCACAGGCGATGATGCCAAATGGTACGAAAAGAAAACGACCTATGGTTTCCTTATTTCGGTTATTGGCAATGTAATGATTTTAATAGTTGTAGCTCTGGTATTCTTCTTCGTAATTCGTCCTTTAATCAAAAATTGGAATGGTGGACGGGCAGGCGCTTTAGATGCCAACGGCACTCCTTTGCTTGAAGGTGAAGTAAATGCCAATTTGGCTCAACTAGTAAAGTCGGACCCTATGGCAGCGGCAAACGCCATTAGAGAATGGCTTAAATAAAATATTATGGCAGAAGCACAAGAAAATATACGTCCCTTAAGCAAGTCTGAAAAAGCAGCCGTGCTACTTTTGTGCATGGATGAGGGAACTACTTCCGAAATGTTTAGCAACATGGAGGATAGCGAAATTAAGAAGATTGCATCGGCCCTTCTTAATTTAAATAATATTCCTACAAGCCATGTGCAGGGTGTAATTGAAGAATTTTATAAAGGGTTAGAAACACAAAAGGAAAAACCAGGTAAATTTGATTTAAAAATTGATGGCCGTACGGCGGCAGCTAATCTTATTGAAAAATCGCTCGATCCTGATCGTGGCCGGTTTATCATGGAAAATTTATCTAAACCTGGACTTCCTGCCGCCGACAAGCACATTAAGTTTTCTGAAATTATTCAACAGTATCCCGATGAAAAAATTATTGATCTTATTCGTAATGAACATCCACAGGTAGTTAGTATTATTTTAGCTAACTGCAAAAAGAAGCCGGCCCGTGAAGCATTGGCACAGTTGCCCGAAGCAAGCCAAGTAGAAGTAATTAGCCGTATGGCGGCATTAAAAACCATTTCAGGCAAAGCGATGAAAGATTTACAAAAATACGTCATGCAAAAAATGTCGTTAGCTCAAACACAGCAAAAAACAGGTAGTGAAGAGGAGTTGGGTGATTTGGCAATGGAGGGTTTGGATAGCACGGTTAAACTCCTTAAAGGGTTAAAAGGAGAATTTACCGATAAAATTTTGGGTGAAGTTGAAAAGTTGGATGCTGCTATTGGTGGTGAAATTGCAAAAAAGATATTTACTGTGGAAGATTTAGAACGTTCTAACGATGTGGGTATCCGTGAACTCTTAAGAGGTGTTACAAACGAAGATCTTAAAGTGGCGCTTAAAAATGCTCCCGATACTATAAAAAATAAAGTGT includes:
- the pseF gene encoding pseudaminic acid cytidylyltransferase; translated protein: MSDLLAIIPARGGSKRIPHKNIRSFCGKPMIAYSIEAALQSGLFKKVVVSTDSPQIAEIAQKLGAEVPFMRPAALADDFAGHAEVLMHVLEELGKTETLPTYFCCLYATAPFVCPDFLKEGFETLVRLQVDGVFSVGEFGASIFRALQKNSDGTLKPIWPEFVNKRSNDLPSTYHDAGQFYWYKTQAFLTEKQAWPMRSAPLILPRHTVQDIDTPADWEFAEQLFKLNKNIK
- the fliF gene encoding flagellar M-ring protein FliF → MDQFIEQIKNVLANLSMVRKVSMVLVMVLAVGVIIYLVKLSNQSSMEPLFTNLNSEDMGTILTELDKSGVKYQVDQEHRTVMVPATEVLDIRLKLASEGMPRFGGVGFELFDKMEFGASDFEQKIYYQRALEGELSRTIARIREVESARVHLVLPEKSLFADSQQSATASVILKMGSGEALSRDKVNSITHLVASAVESLDPEQVTVVDSAGHLLTEGGGDGIASSGEKLFDQKTSIERSYEKRIVELLSPVVGLGKVIARVSSEIDFTQSESTDEILDPNKSAVVSESRTTAKRTESSSSTGGVAGASGNAPGATTSGGGGSGNSDEGSEQIAYQVSKTIKKTISPIGAVKKLSVAILVDGTYKDGANGEKTFTPRAADELAKYEDLVKKAIGFSQDRGDQIKVETLAFQAPEMPTGDDAKWYEKKTTYGFLISVIGNVMILIVVALVFFFVIRPLIKNWNGGRAGALDANGTPLLEGEVNANLAQLVKSDPMAAANAIREWLK
- the fliE gene encoding flagellar hook-basal body complex protein FliE, which codes for MAINGITSITSALPELTKVSGSQKAESGTGFSSVISDSMKQVNAEMNHANKMSQEFVTEGKHDLHEVLIELEKADMSFRYMNQVRNKVLDAYQEIMRIQV
- the pseB gene encoding UDP-N-acetylglucosamine 4,6-dehydratase (inverting), with the translated sequence MSLFTNKTILITGGTGSFGQKCVETLLTEHNPKKIIVFSRDELKQYEMQVKFNNHPVLRFFIGDVRDKERLYRALEGVNYVIHAAALKQVPAIEYNPFEAVRTNVIGGYNVLTASIDKKVEKVIALSTDKAANPANLYGATKLCSDKIFISGNSLVGSQNTRFSVVRYGNVVGSRGSVIPHFLKQKPSGELTITDERMTRFVITLDQGVHFVLKSIENMAGGELFVPKIPSVKVTDIAKVIAPECKVKIIGIRPGEKLHEAMITTDDARNTLEYDDHFVIQPQFPWWNYNRLNTKSMNEKPPKQCQEGFSYTSDNNTWWLKEAEIKKMIQETSYYQETNAKK
- the pseC gene encoding UDP-4-amino-4,6-dideoxy-N-acetyl-beta-L-altrosamine transaminase: MPKNNMASPPIPYSRQFIDDEDIAAVTQVLKSDLLTQGPLVGQFEETVARYCGSQYAVSFSNGTTALHAACLALGLKEGDQGIAPPITFAATTNSLLYVKATPVFADVTQGLPLLNPQEFRKQINSKTKVVMPVHFAGSVCDMETIYEIAQKHSLGIIEDACHALGATYTDKSGKQHKVGNCAFGDMTIFSFHPVKSIATGEGGMVTTNSKSLYNHLVILRQHGVWKPDPATSSHPGWYYEMRELGYNYRLTEFQAALGISQMQKLDFFIKERKTKFLAYQEQLKGIKGIELLTPPSYCDSAFHLAVIHLESSIKRNGLYQFLKENGIGSQVHYIPVYDHPYYRDTLKIKAECPQTKRYFEACLSLPLYPGLSSNNLNRVVDTVKKWSQANA
- the flgC gene encoding flagellar basal body rod protein FlgC, encoding MGLMAAFNLSAGGLAVQKARIDVTAENLANINSTRTPDGGPYRKKEVIVSSVPTSFDASLQTFLKKDDVQAAEVTGYQRSDEAPRIVHDPSHPDADANGNVAYPSINSIEEMIDMMTASKAYEANITVYNAAKSMVMRTLEIGG
- a CDS encoding flagellar basal body protein, translated to MNSLPTTLDLMKQALDVRIAEHKVHAANIANLDTPGYKAKETSFEAKLAHTMEGDDKWKVEMRVEDSNRPGRADGNNVSMEQEMSDMTQNSLQYMSTLNILNKHMALVKYAINGN
- the pseG gene encoding UDP-2,4-diacetamido-2,4,6-trideoxy-beta-L-altropyranose hydrolase produces the protein MKIIFRCDGGFKNGMGHVVRCSVLAKELIKRKHEVLFVTKKDKTIKRYLHTQKIKAHFIHSTAPKSLLKADLVVLDTYSFSESTLKKIPSKILLMLDSIPNFRLEADAILLPHTLKPHLKLKQGAYKLYGPRYVLLKPEFKKAPAKKKHGPTIHNVLINFGGSDKENVTTRMALYLNQYKRKLNLTFLLGASFSSLHFKKLKAALKKSHHHIHFLKNITNVAPVMRKNDIAIASPSTVAYELCRVGIPTLTVLTADNQKIVQENIKGTVIALGNYQNLTAKQLLSGIGTLEKQGVRQSLSKKASRLFDGHGPSRVANAIETLIKKPKKHL